One region of Metallosphaera sedula DSM 5348 genomic DNA includes:
- a CDS encoding endonuclease dU codes for MDDGYFPLRYKGQRGKAPLVVTLFDGMRLKDLRIGLITVDGRDARDVFSQINWGVITMYDGITFGGFNYIIPERNFIVVYGNKPNLEEVEKALRAHFQDDRGREIMGVLERLTRIETRWGPLYLYTDLDLADARRIVEGYQVISKYPEPIRYAHVIGRAVGMWREKS; via the coding sequence GTGGATGATGGATATTTTCCCTTGAGATATAAGGGTCAGAGGGGTAAGGCTCCCCTCGTGGTTACTCTTTTTGACGGAATGAGACTTAAGGACTTGAGGATAGGCCTTATCACGGTAGATGGTAGAGATGCTAGAGACGTCTTCTCTCAAATTAACTGGGGAGTTATAACCATGTATGACGGGATAACTTTCGGTGGCTTCAACTACATTATTCCAGAGAGGAACTTCATCGTGGTATATGGGAATAAACCCAACCTAGAGGAAGTTGAGAAGGCCTTGAGGGCCCATTTTCAGGATGATAGAGGGAGGGAGATAATGGGCGTTCTTGAGAGGTTAACCAGGATTGAGACTAGGTGGGGCCCCCTATACCTCTATACTGACCTGGATCTAGCGGACGCGAGGAGGATCGTGGAGGGGTACCAAGTCATTTCCAAGTACCCGGAGCCCATAAGGTATGCCCACGTCATAGGAAGGGCTGTGGGCATGTGGAGAGAAAAATCCTAG
- a CDS encoding acyl-CoA thioesterase encodes MTYTYRTETYYNVFPWHTNHFGSLHGGIYMSWLIDTAGILMSSVSQGNYLLASVDYLYLFKPARLGDILRVTAEAKASWKSSVEIEVTGCIKRGNTEELGAIGLMSYVAVDENGRPRPLTVKIEGDEGAEKRRVKRLERKKMVSEDTSELLPGMTFGRSYIRTIYPEHGFGNGILYAGKMYMMLDEALAIVAKMYSKGNTFTASAGSADFLVPVKIGDILEIQGAVEYTGNTSLDVGAKIFAINHFTGSRRLVSRTVFSFVSIDENGKPRPIQKLEPSSEYERRIMEERLKEREERISMGKSLQKRTCYDS; translated from the coding sequence GTGACGTACACGTATAGAACAGAAACTTACTATAACGTATTCCCATGGCACACTAACCACTTCGGATCGCTTCACGGCGGAATCTACATGAGCTGGCTCATAGATACTGCAGGCATTCTCATGTCATCGGTGAGCCAAGGAAACTATCTCCTGGCTTCTGTGGATTACCTCTACCTCTTCAAGCCAGCTAGATTGGGAGACATTCTGAGAGTTACTGCTGAGGCCAAGGCCTCGTGGAAAAGTTCGGTGGAAATTGAGGTAACTGGTTGTATCAAGAGGGGGAATACAGAGGAGTTGGGTGCCATAGGGTTAATGAGTTACGTCGCCGTGGATGAAAACGGGAGACCCAGACCCCTCACCGTTAAGATAGAGGGCGATGAAGGAGCCGAGAAGAGAAGAGTGAAAAGACTGGAAAGGAAGAAAATGGTCTCTGAGGACACGTCTGAACTCCTGCCTGGAATGACCTTCGGAAGAAGTTACATAAGGACCATATATCCAGAACACGGTTTCGGAAACGGTATACTTTACGCAGGGAAAATGTACATGATGCTAGATGAGGCGTTGGCCATAGTCGCGAAGATGTATTCTAAGGGTAACACTTTCACGGCGAGTGCAGGTTCGGCCGACTTCCTTGTTCCAGTGAAGATAGGTGATATACTTGAAATTCAGGGAGCAGTGGAATATACGGGGAATACTTCCCTGGATGTGGGAGCCAAGATATTTGCCATAAATCACTTCACCGGTAGCAGGAGGCTAGTATCTAGGACAGTGTTCTCCTTCGTCTCCATCGACGAGAATGGGAAACCTAGGCCCATACAGAAACTGGAACCCTCCTCAGAATACGAGAGAAGGATCATGGAGGAGAGGCTTAAGGAAAGGGAGGAAAGGATAAGCATGGGTAAGTCTCTTCAGAAGAGGACTTGCTACGATTCGTGA
- a CDS encoding nicotinamide-nucleotide adenylyltransferase gives MVKWGLERLDELIILIGSAQESHTLSNPFTAGERIEMIRRAMKAEGIPGDRYYLIPVPDILMNNVWAYHVKMYVPSFEAVIARNPLVLRLFKEAGSEILIPPSFHREKYNSTLIRKNMITGEKWESLVPGEVSDFIKSIKGDERLREIVGTDKR, from the coding sequence GTGGTTAAGTGGGGGTTGGAGAGGTTAGATGAGCTAATAATCCTAATTGGGAGCGCCCAAGAGAGTCACACTCTCTCTAATCCCTTCACGGCTGGGGAGAGAATTGAGATGATTAGGAGAGCCATGAAAGCCGAGGGAATACCGGGAGACAGGTACTATCTCATACCAGTACCGGATATCCTCATGAACAACGTGTGGGCATATCACGTCAAGATGTATGTTCCGTCGTTTGAGGCGGTTATAGCTAGGAACCCACTGGTACTAAGACTGTTTAAGGAAGCCGGAAGCGAGATCCTCATACCCCCCTCATTCCACAGGGAGAAGTACAACTCCACCCTAATCAGGAAGAATATGATAACAGGAGAGAAGTGGGAAAGTTTAGTTCCAGGAGAGGTATCAGATTTCATAAAGAGTATTAAGGGAGATGAACGATTAAGAGAAATAGTAGGTACTGATAAGAGGTGA
- a CDS encoding SAM hydrolase/SAM-dependent halogenase family protein yields MLAVLTDFGISDNYNGVMEAVIRRINKNVDVVYISPNSKNFNVIAGAYQLYTSYRYFRKYTTFLVVIDPGVGTRRRPLAVRTRNYFFVGPDNGVLLPAIREDGILKVHSIDNERIYLSREISNTFHGRDIFSVSAALLSRGVPIETLGTRVDETDLVKLNLESRRENGMICSKVFFVDHFGNVALSLRNVRIKLGEKAKIRTRDGTFTGIGARTFQEGGSDLIIYRNGYGFLELGLNKADASVVLNVKEGDDVCLEESILEDFSPFT; encoded by the coding sequence TTGCTAGCAGTTCTAACTGATTTCGGGATCTCCGACAACTATAACGGTGTAATGGAGGCCGTAATAAGGCGAATTAACAAGAATGTTGATGTAGTCTACATTTCACCAAACTCGAAAAATTTTAACGTGATTGCGGGGGCATATCAGCTCTACACTTCCTATAGGTATTTTAGGAAATACACCACCTTCCTTGTGGTGATAGATCCAGGGGTAGGAACTAGAAGGAGACCCCTAGCCGTGAGGACCAGAAACTACTTCTTTGTGGGTCCCGATAACGGTGTCCTCCTACCTGCGATAAGGGAGGACGGCATACTCAAGGTTCACAGCATTGATAATGAAAGGATATATCTATCTAGGGAAATATCCAATACATTTCACGGGAGAGATATTTTCTCCGTGAGCGCAGCGTTGTTGAGTAGGGGAGTTCCAATAGAGACTTTGGGAACGAGAGTGGACGAAACTGATCTCGTGAAGTTAAATCTTGAGAGTAGGAGAGAGAACGGAATGATATGCTCCAAGGTGTTCTTCGTTGACCACTTCGGTAATGTAGCCCTATCCCTGAGAAATGTCAGGATCAAACTTGGGGAAAAGGCTAAGATAAGAACCAGGGATGGAACCTTCACCGGAATTGGGGCTAGAACATTCCAGGAAGGGGGAAGCGACCTCATAATTTACCGAAACGGATATGGGTTCCTTGAATTAGGATTAAATAAGGCAGATGCTTCAGTAGTGCTTAATGTAAAAGAAGGTGATGATGTCTGCTTAGAGGAATCTATCCTGGAAGATTTCAGCCCTTTCACTTAG
- the cyaB gene encoding class IV adenylate cyclase: MTDVIEREIKVKLNVDPQSLMEKLLQDGYVYVGKETQEDIYLNGDTRDFRKTDEALRIRLVNDKIELTYKGPKMGSRSKSREEITVSLDDKDSMIRILEKLGYREAQSVRKTRHVLKKGEFSVCIDIVEGLGNFVEIEGIDIDEEKLLDFFKEFKSRFGISGEVITKSYLELKVEKLASSSN, translated from the coding sequence ATGACCGATGTGATTGAACGTGAAATAAAAGTGAAGCTCAACGTTGACCCCCAATCCTTGATGGAAAAACTACTGCAGGACGGCTACGTATACGTGGGCAAGGAAACCCAAGAGGATATCTATCTCAACGGAGATACAAGGGACTTTAGGAAGACAGATGAGGCATTGAGGATACGGCTTGTGAACGATAAAATAGAGCTTACCTACAAGGGCCCCAAGATGGGCTCCAGGAGCAAATCCAGGGAGGAAATAACTGTCTCCCTCGACGACAAGGATAGCATGATAAGGATTCTCGAGAAGCTGGGGTACAGGGAGGCACAGAGCGTGAGAAAAACGCGCCATGTGCTGAAGAAGGGGGAGTTCAGCGTCTGCATAGACATAGTGGAGGGTTTGGGTAACTTCGTTGAGATAGAGGGAATAGACATCGACGAGGAGAAGCTACTCGACTTCTTTAAGGAATTTAAATCTAGATTTGGAATAAGTGGTGAAGTTATCACGAAATCTTACCTGGAGCTTAAGGTCGAGAAGCTTGCTAGCAGTTCTAACTGA
- a CDS encoding RsmB/NOP family class I SAM-dependent RNA methyltransferase gives MSEIDSYLKNNDSLLYTYRITPDIKRIAEKYGFLDYMVERYLEFLGEGTEDFLSSCSVPLTKSIRCNSLKIDCGKLEKRLTDKGFSLKRIEWSRFGYRVEKVPPRPTLGATVEYMKGFYYIQGEASMIPPEVLSPKEGELVLDMASSPGGKTTHMAQLMNNRGTIVALEKNPARLRKIRSNISRLGVSNVVLLWMGGEDVPKLGIEFDKILLDAPCSGEGLIPLDPSRKTKTKPEDLKNFQRTQLTLLASGFKVLKRGGYMVYSTCSIAPEEDEVIVDFAVKYLGMRVEKIQGIPGERGLTSFKGLSFSPELTQCLRIYPHLQHMEGFFVCLLRKE, from the coding sequence ATGAGTGAAATTGATTCCTATCTAAAAAATAATGATTCGCTCCTTTACACTTATCGTATCACTCCAGATATAAAAAGAATTGCTGAGAAGTATGGCTTCCTGGACTACATGGTTGAGAGGTACCTTGAATTTCTAGGAGAAGGGACAGAGGATTTCCTTTCCTCCTGTTCCGTGCCATTGACGAAATCCATAAGGTGCAATTCTCTAAAGATAGATTGCGGGAAGCTGGAGAAGCGGTTAACTGATAAGGGCTTCTCGCTCAAAAGGATTGAGTGGAGCAGGTTTGGATACAGGGTGGAAAAGGTCCCACCTAGGCCTACTCTTGGGGCAACAGTGGAGTACATGAAGGGTTTCTATTACATTCAGGGAGAGGCTTCCATGATTCCTCCTGAGGTCCTATCACCCAAGGAGGGTGAGCTGGTTCTGGACATGGCTTCCTCCCCTGGAGGAAAGACCACCCACATGGCTCAGTTGATGAATAACAGGGGGACAATAGTGGCACTTGAGAAGAATCCCGCAAGATTAAGAAAAATAAGATCCAATATCTCTAGGTTGGGAGTATCCAATGTTGTGCTGTTGTGGATGGGTGGAGAGGATGTCCCAAAGCTAGGAATCGAGTTTGATAAGATATTGTTAGATGCACCTTGCTCGGGCGAGGGATTAATACCCCTGGATCCTTCCAGGAAAACCAAGACCAAACCGGAGGATCTGAAAAATTTTCAGCGAACTCAATTAACACTCCTTGCGTCTGGGTTTAAGGTACTTAAAAGAGGTGGATATATGGTTTACTCAACGTGTAGTATAGCCCCTGAAGAGGATGAGGTAATAGTTGATTTCGCAGTTAAGTACCTAGGCATGAGGGTTGAGAAGATACAGGGAATACCGGGAGAGAGGGGCTTAACTAGCTTCAAGGGTCTCTCCTTCTCTCCAGAACTCACCCAATGTCTTAGGATCTATCCTCATCTGCAACACATGGAGGGATTTTTCGTTTGCCTGCTGAGGAAAGAGTGA
- the radA gene encoding DNA repair and recombination protein RadA, with amino-acid sequence MADQVEEKKRIKTVKDLSGVGQAVLNKLTEAGYSTLESIAVASPQDLSTAAGIPITTAQRIIKEARDALDIRFKTALEIEQERASVKKITTGSQALDGLLGGGIETRTMTELFGEFGSGKTQICHQVSVNVQLPPERGGLSGKALYIDTEGTFRTERIKAMASALGLEPKEVLQNIMSIRAINTDHQIAIVEELQDIIAKDNSIKLVVVDSITSHFRAEYSGRENLAVRQQKLNRHLHQLVRLAEIYDLAVIVTNQVMARPDMFYGDPTVAVGGHTLYHVPGIRVQIKKSRGNRRIARMVDAPHLPEGEVVFSITNTGIRDAEE; translated from the coding sequence ATGGCAGACCAAGTAGAGGAGAAGAAAAGGATCAAGACAGTCAAGGATCTATCGGGCGTAGGCCAGGCAGTACTTAATAAGCTCACGGAGGCCGGTTACTCAACCCTAGAATCCATAGCGGTGGCATCTCCACAGGATTTGAGTACCGCTGCTGGAATACCCATAACCACAGCTCAACGCATTATCAAGGAAGCTAGGGATGCCCTTGATATTAGGTTCAAGACTGCCCTAGAGATAGAACAGGAGAGAGCGAGTGTTAAGAAAATAACTACCGGAAGCCAGGCCCTAGATGGCCTTCTAGGAGGAGGTATAGAAACAAGGACCATGACAGAGCTATTTGGCGAATTCGGTTCGGGCAAGACTCAGATATGCCATCAGGTTTCCGTTAACGTTCAGCTTCCCCCAGAAAGGGGTGGACTTTCCGGCAAGGCGTTATACATAGATACTGAGGGTACCTTTAGGACTGAGAGAATAAAGGCGATGGCATCTGCGCTAGGCCTTGAGCCCAAGGAGGTTCTTCAGAACATCATGAGTATAAGGGCCATAAACACCGATCACCAAATTGCCATAGTTGAGGAACTGCAGGATATAATAGCAAAAGACAACTCCATTAAACTAGTGGTAGTTGACTCTATAACGTCTCATTTCAGGGCAGAGTATTCAGGGAGAGAGAACCTGGCGGTTAGGCAACAGAAGTTGAACAGGCACCTGCACCAGCTTGTGAGACTGGCCGAGATATATGACTTGGCAGTAATAGTTACTAACCAAGTTATGGCTAGGCCAGATATGTTCTACGGAGATCCAACGGTTGCTGTGGGTGGCCATACCCTATATCACGTTCCAGGGATAAGGGTTCAGATAAAGAAGAGTAGGGGCAATAGAAGGATTGCTAGGATGGTTGACGCACCTCATCTCCCAGAGGGAGAGGTAGTCTTTAGCATAACCAACACGGGTATAAGGGACGCAGAGGAATAA
- a CDS encoding HIT family protein has translation MDHLWAPWRSKYIMDASKGKQESCLFCRVTTEKRDQENLVVCRGKKAFVILNKYPYNPGHLMIVPYRHVPTLELLDQEEGSELIVLTSRAVKALRDIYTPDGFNVGINIGRVAGAGIEQHIHVHVVPRWNGDSNFMPVIGNTKVLPETLEETYKKLSDKSICGEEVFDR, from the coding sequence ATGGATCATTTGTGGGCGCCTTGGCGCTCTAAGTATATTATGGATGCCTCTAAGGGAAAACAGGAAAGTTGTCTTTTCTGTAGAGTTACAACCGAAAAGAGGGACCAGGAGAACTTAGTCGTGTGCAGGGGCAAGAAAGCTTTCGTCATACTCAATAAGTATCCCTACAACCCTGGTCATCTCATGATAGTCCCATATAGACATGTGCCTACGCTTGAACTTCTTGATCAAGAGGAGGGTTCAGAACTCATTGTATTAACCTCAAGGGCTGTGAAGGCGTTAAGAGACATCTATACTCCTGACGGTTTTAATGTTGGGATTAACATTGGTAGGGTAGCTGGAGCTGGAATAGAGCAACATATTCATGTTCACGTAGTGCCTAGATGGAATGGGGACTCAAATTTCATGCCGGTAATAGGCAATACAAAGGTTCTTCCAGAAACGCTAGAAGAGACGTATAAAAAGCTTAGTGATAAGTCAATATGTGGTGAAGAAGTCTTCGATCGCTGA
- the ilvA gene encoding threonine ammonia-lyase, protein MMRKILDDIFRARERISPYIHETPVDYSTTFSRMTQSEVYLKLENLQKTGSFKVRGAFNKILEMKEEERKRGVIAVSAGNHAQGVAYAAMTLGIKSTIVMPETAPISKYKATKGYGAEVILYGKFIHESMKKAEELIRERNLTLVHPYDDPLIIAGQGTAGLEMAKEKPDVVIVPIGGGGLISGVSVALKGINPNTKVIGVQSFASPSLKISKELGRLTDIEPSYSIADGILVKSPSSLTFEIVSEYVDDIVLVDDDEIAWAMMMLLERSKTVVEPAGAAPLAALLSGKVEARGKKVMALLSGGNVDLSLLARIIDKTLYKTKRIVKARVIVPDKPGYLNKVLNHVAQIRGNIIDVVHDRVSSDVLPGYTKIYVMFEVAEQEDLGKFIVSLQNENIEVKLIE, encoded by the coding sequence ATGATGCGAAAAATTCTAGATGATATATTTAGGGCAAGGGAGAGAATATCTCCCTATATCCATGAGACGCCCGTGGACTATTCCACTACTTTTTCGAGAATGACTCAGTCCGAAGTTTATCTAAAACTGGAGAACCTACAGAAGACTGGCTCATTCAAGGTTAGAGGGGCCTTTAATAAGATCTTGGAAATGAAGGAAGAGGAAAGAAAGAGAGGCGTAATAGCCGTTTCTGCCGGCAATCACGCCCAGGGTGTAGCCTATGCTGCAATGACATTGGGTATAAAGTCCACCATTGTTATGCCAGAAACTGCCCCTATCTCCAAGTATAAGGCAACAAAAGGTTACGGCGCCGAGGTAATTCTATACGGGAAGTTCATCCACGAGAGCATGAAGAAGGCGGAGGAGTTGATACGGGAGAGGAACTTGACCCTTGTTCATCCATACGATGATCCGTTGATAATCGCTGGCCAAGGGACAGCTGGGCTTGAGATGGCAAAGGAGAAACCTGATGTCGTAATAGTACCCATTGGAGGTGGAGGGTTAATCTCTGGAGTTTCAGTTGCCCTAAAGGGGATTAACCCAAACACTAAGGTGATAGGAGTTCAATCTTTCGCCTCTCCTTCGTTAAAGATCTCAAAGGAACTTGGAAGGTTAACTGATATAGAGCCCTCCTATTCTATTGCGGACGGAATCCTGGTTAAGTCCCCTTCTTCCCTCACATTTGAAATCGTCTCAGAATATGTAGACGACATAGTTCTAGTGGATGATGACGAGATAGCCTGGGCTATGATGATGCTTCTGGAAAGGAGCAAGACGGTAGTAGAGCCTGCAGGAGCTGCTCCATTGGCAGCGCTACTTAGCGGTAAAGTTGAGGCTAGAGGGAAGAAAGTTATGGCACTCCTTAGCGGAGGTAATGTAGATCTGTCCCTTCTGGCGAGGATAATTGATAAGACATTGTATAAGACCAAGAGGATTGTTAAGGCAAGGGTAATAGTTCCGGACAAACCTGGCTATCTTAACAAGGTTCTTAATCACGTAGCCCAAATACGAGGAAATATAATTGACGTGGTTCACGATAGGGTAAGCAGTGATGTTTTGCCTGGTTACACAAAAATATATGTCATGTTTGAGGTCGCAGAACAAGAGGATCTAGGAAAATTCATAGTAAGCCTTCAAAATGAGAATATAGAGGTTAAACTCATAGAATAG
- a CDS encoding prephenate dehydratase, translated as MYYLGPKGSFSHEAALKIEGNHIEASSISEIFDKLSTNAIGVVPVENTLEGPVNETLDNLYTRKGVYVNKRIDMKIDLVLASRPDVELESVTKVYSHNHAIHEARNTLSKLGLTNFIPVNSTSKAAQLALEDKQSAAICSRFAAKLYGLKILKENIQDGVNITRFLVVSRELTEVGERTIVFFTVPDVPGSLFKVLEKFYLHNVNLSMIYSRPTKIIPWNYYFYLEFEGSISEAKRTGLLDELSKVTQELKIVGSYTTIPVT; from the coding sequence ATTTACTATCTAGGGCCTAAGGGTAGTTTCTCCCACGAGGCTGCACTTAAAATTGAGGGAAATCATATAGAAGCCTCTTCAATATCTGAGATATTCGATAAGCTATCCACAAATGCGATTGGGGTTGTTCCGGTAGAAAACACACTAGAGGGGCCAGTTAATGAAACATTGGATAACCTATACACCAGAAAGGGAGTGTATGTGAACAAAAGGATAGACATGAAGATAGACCTAGTCTTAGCCTCAAGGCCTGACGTAGAACTGGAATCAGTGACTAAAGTTTACTCCCATAATCACGCAATACATGAGGCCAGAAACACCCTATCCAAACTCGGACTTACAAATTTCATTCCAGTGAACAGTACATCTAAGGCGGCTCAACTAGCCCTAGAGGATAAACAATCTGCGGCGATATGTTCTAGATTTGCGGCGAAGTTGTACGGGTTAAAAATTCTCAAGGAGAACATCCAGGATGGGGTTAATATAACTAGGTTCCTTGTGGTGTCCAGAGAACTGACGGAGGTTGGCGAGAGGACCATAGTGTTTTTCACAGTTCCCGACGTTCCAGGTTCACTATTCAAGGTCCTAGAGAAATTCTATTTGCATAACGTTAATCTGTCAATGATTTACTCTAGGCCAACCAAGATAATTCCATGGAATTACTATTTTTATCTGGAGTTTGAGGGAAGCATTTCCGAGGCAAAGAGAACAGGCCTTCTGGACGAGTTATCCAAGGTTACGCAGGAACTAAAAATAGTAGGAAGCTACACTACAATACCTGTCACATAA
- a CDS encoding Lrp/AsnC family transcriptional regulator, whose protein sequence is MDLADTQIKLLMELQYNFPLDEKPFDIVAGKLNLRTDLVLKETLNLIDSEIIKRVGMYVNFRSKGMEGALIAASIPLDQLDKFRREALHIRELTHNFIRNHPRYNVWYVLKAESKEALEKRVRDLMEEVKAEDYVILFSKRNLKLSVKYDLIRGISWSKNEKTPEKIPTADELGLNMEFLKALSYPLPIVERPFKALAERFGYREAELVDLISELRSKHVIKDYGATVNGEKVGITENAMLLINTDNIEESCNRIAENLNEATHVVLRESNKPWDYLCYCMLHGRSKAVIREASMKALGITGAKSYMLLYSLDNLKPGIVM, encoded by the coding sequence ATGGATCTTGCCGATACCCAGATTAAGCTTCTCATGGAACTTCAATACAACTTCCCTCTCGATGAGAAACCCTTCGATATAGTAGCTGGCAAGCTGAATCTAAGAACTGACCTAGTCCTCAAGGAAACACTGAATCTTATAGATTCTGAAATTATAAAAAGAGTTGGAATGTATGTCAATTTTAGATCTAAGGGAATGGAAGGAGCGTTAATTGCCGCATCCATACCCCTAGATCAACTGGATAAGTTCAGGAGAGAAGCGCTTCACATAAGGGAACTCACGCATAACTTCATCAGGAACCATCCAAGATATAACGTCTGGTACGTCCTTAAGGCTGAATCGAAAGAAGCCTTAGAGAAGAGGGTCAGGGATCTGATGGAGGAGGTAAAAGCTGAAGACTATGTAATACTTTTCTCCAAGAGGAATCTCAAATTAAGTGTAAAGTACGATTTAATACGCGGGATCTCATGGAGCAAAAATGAGAAAACACCTGAGAAAATTCCCACGGCTGATGAACTAGGGCTAAACATGGAATTCCTGAAGGCTTTGTCCTATCCCCTTCCCATAGTAGAGAGGCCTTTCAAGGCACTTGCCGAGAGATTTGGGTATAGAGAAGCGGAACTCGTGGACTTGATTTCTGAATTAAGATCAAAGCACGTTATCAAGGATTACGGAGCCACAGTAAATGGAGAAAAGGTAGGAATTACTGAGAACGCTATGTTACTCATCAATACTGATAATATCGAAGAATCCTGTAACAGGATAGCTGAAAATCTGAACGAGGCCACGCACGTGGTGTTAAGGGAAAGCAATAAGCCCTGGGATTACCTGTGCTACTGCATGCTGCATGGTAGGAGCAAGGCAGTTATAAGGGAAGCCTCCATGAAGGCCTTGGGGATAACCGGAGCTAAAAGCTACATGCTCCTATACAGTCTTGACAATTTAAAGCCCGGAATAGTTATGTGA
- a CDS encoding NAD(P)/FAD-dependent oxidoreductase yields MEYDVVIIGGGPAGLFAAYEIANAMPKNGEYRVLLLDKGVRASRRSCPLLTPKEKCTFCTPCHINYGLGGAGTFSSGIINLRPDIGGELHEIMRSWEKAQNLVNYIDEVFVKFGAPKDRLFRPNEERVKEVQRKAAKAGAEFVPIVQRHIGTDKSPIVIEEMTNYVEKNGVKISELTEVYQLEKKGNMFNLKTNKGEIEAKTVLAAPGRSGAKWFYDQAKRLGVDMVSGPLDIGVRVEVESFIMEDLTSAVWDPKVIMYTRKYDDKVRTFCVNPGGFIMKEVYDDGTIGVNGETYVDKKSRNTNFAFLATVKLSDPLEDTIEYGKSVARLMTRLGGEKPILQRLIDFEKGRRSTWERIGRSTVKPTLKDVTPGDISMGMPYRVVADLVEGLERLDNMASGIYSSNTLLYAPEIKYYSMKAVVDSNMETVVDNLYAAGDGAGLSRGINIAAATGVLAARGILNKLGIDY; encoded by the coding sequence ATGGAGTATGACGTGGTAATTATAGGAGGAGGTCCCGCTGGCCTGTTCGCAGCATATGAGATAGCCAACGCTATGCCTAAGAACGGAGAATATAGGGTCTTGTTGTTAGACAAGGGAGTTAGGGCGTCTAGAAGGAGTTGCCCTCTGCTAACCCCCAAGGAAAAGTGTACCTTCTGCACTCCGTGTCATATAAACTACGGGCTTGGAGGTGCAGGTACGTTTAGCAGTGGAATAATAAATCTTAGGCCCGACATAGGCGGAGAACTTCACGAGATAATGAGGAGCTGGGAGAAGGCACAAAACCTGGTCAACTATATTGATGAGGTTTTCGTGAAGTTTGGCGCTCCTAAGGACAGATTATTTAGACCCAATGAGGAGAGGGTCAAGGAAGTTCAGAGAAAGGCAGCTAAGGCTGGTGCGGAATTTGTTCCGATTGTTCAGAGACATATAGGTACTGACAAGAGCCCTATTGTAATAGAGGAGATGACAAACTATGTGGAGAAAAACGGTGTAAAAATCTCGGAGCTCACGGAGGTTTACCAACTCGAGAAGAAGGGAAACATGTTCAACCTAAAGACGAATAAGGGAGAGATAGAAGCCAAAACAGTGCTAGCTGCGCCAGGTCGTTCAGGCGCGAAGTGGTTCTATGACCAGGCCAAGAGACTTGGTGTGGACATGGTATCAGGGCCACTAGATATAGGTGTTAGGGTTGAGGTGGAATCATTTATCATGGAAGACCTAACTAGCGCTGTCTGGGATCCCAAGGTTATCATGTACACCAGGAAGTATGACGACAAGGTTAGAACTTTCTGCGTGAATCCAGGAGGATTCATTATGAAGGAAGTTTACGATGATGGTACCATAGGTGTTAACGGCGAAACTTATGTGGATAAGAAAAGCAGAAATACCAACTTTGCCTTCCTCGCAACTGTAAAACTATCGGATCCCCTAGAGGATACTATTGAGTACGGAAAGAGCGTGGCCAGACTAATGACTAGACTAGGTGGAGAAAAACCAATCCTTCAGAGGCTTATAGATTTTGAGAAGGGTAGGAGAAGCACGTGGGAGAGAATAGGGAGATCCACGGTTAAGCCTACGCTTAAGGACGTGACACCTGGAGATATCAGCATGGGTATGCCTTACAGGGTAGTTGCAGACCTGGTTGAGGGTCTAGAGAGGCTAGACAACATGGCCTCTGGGATTTACTCGTCCAATACGCTCCTCTATGCTCCAGAGATAAAATATTACAGCATGAAGGCAGTTGTCGACAGTAATATGGAAACAGTGGTAGATAACTTATATGCTGCAGGAGATGGTGCTGGTCTCTCTAGAGGTATAAATATAGCCGCTGCGACTGGGGTTCTAGCAGCTAGAGGAATACTGAATAAGCTGGGAATTGATTATTGA